The proteins below come from a single Tachypleus tridentatus isolate NWPU-2018 chromosome 13, ASM421037v1, whole genome shotgun sequence genomic window:
- the LOC143239329 gene encoding F-box only protein 33-like, with translation MAGVVQHRFWNDLPTVVITEILSYLSFSDRLKCSLVCKSWRQCLFSSQFWKDVVFVINNGSTPSTLQELWSNNRARSRFFHKVLKCCKNSVRNIQIRFNSLNGEDVLQALEITETLVTLKSKLQGFSLEPSSSHIEWNCRSSCKRKNEEDLNFTNKLGDHMQRGVHQNVPQAKTEDKKNFQDRFIKAIRTLMMQDNHLKHIGFGFIEELVEDGNSYLTLLSQHQAGSIQSLHLASVQETMYEKSKIVYQANLFHCLIHLTVLSIDFDQVTDALLTALADQNRLPLKQLLLYLSNLNPHYQPVSVKSWMTLAKQSPSLEVTVTLLHFNDESSVLSEILSSHMPLTHFRSFFSAGIDEDLLYQLAVSNSETLQSLYIMDSLSEEKGPSVSFLVVDEDPFVILAWKCKKLTSLTIIGFEVADLNVIAFARLRGSNLKELRIPSCCIVVGDDGKDVVYLDQVAPNKYHTLVNEVSKSLQFQWKPLSTFELHPSVISVELDAEEAYLWYILKDQRYGLFCGILK, from the exons ATGGCGGGTGTAGTACAACATAGATTCTGGAACGATTTACCAACTGTTGTTATTACAgaaattttatcatatttgtCATTTAGTGATCGCCTCAAATGTTCCTTAGTGTGTAAATCATGGAGGCAATGTCTCTTCAGTTCACAATTTTGGAAAGATGTTGTTTTTGTGATAAATAACGGCAGTACCCCGTCAACTTTACAAGAATTGTGGTCAAATAATCGAGCAAGATCTCGCTTTTTTCATAAAGTTCTTAAATGTTGTAAAAATTCAGTACGCAATATTCAGATTCGGTTCAACTCTCTGAATGGTGAAGATGTTTTGCAAGCTTTAGAAATCACAGAAACGTTAGTTACTCTAAAGAGTAAACTACAGGGTTTTTCGTTAGAGCCATCAAGTAGTCACATTGAATGGAACTGTAGATCAAGCTGTAAGAGAAAAAACGAAGAGGAtttaaatttcacaaataaacttGGTGATCACATGCAAAGAGGAGTTCATCAAAATGTTCCGCAAGCAAAAACTGAGGACAAAAAGAATTTTCAAGACAG GTTCATCAAAGCCATCAGAACACTGATGATGCAAGATAACCATCTTAAGCATATTGGTTTTGGATTTATTGAGGAATTGGTTGAAGATGGAAATTCTTATTTAACTCTCTTGAGCCAACACCAGGCAGGATCTATTCAAAGTTTACATCTAGCATCGGTTCAAGAAACTATGTATGAAAAGTCCAAAATTGTTTATCAAGCAAatctttttcattgtttaattcatTTGACAGTCTTGAGTATTGATTTTGATCAAGTAACTGATGCATTATTGACTGCTTTGGCTGATCAAAACAGGCTTCCTCTGAAAcaactacttttatatttaagtaatttaaatcCTCATTATCAGCCAGTATCGGTGAAAAGTTGGATGACGCTTGCCAAACAAAGTCCATCTCTAGAAGTTACAGTGACATTACTGCACTTTAATGATGAAAGTTCTGTTTTGTCAGAAATTCTTAGCTCTCATATGCCACTGACACACTTCCGGTCATTTTTTAGTGCTGGAATAGATGAAGATCTTCTGTATCAGTTAGCTGttagtaacagtgaaacattgCAGTCACTTTATATTATGGACAGTCTGTCAGAAGAAAAAGGACCCAGTGTATCATTTTTAGTTGTTGATGAAGACCCGTTTGTTATATTAGCTTGGAAGTGTAAAAAATTAACATCTCTTACGATAATAG GATTTGAAGTGGCTGACTTGAATGTTATTGCTTTTGCTCGATTGCGGGGTTCTAACTTGAAAGAACTGAGGATTCCTTCCTGTTGTATAGTTGTTGGTGATGATGGAAAAGATGTAGTTTATCTTGATCAAGTTGCTCCAAATAAGTATCACACCCTAGTGAATGAAGTTTCTAAGAGCCTACAGTTTCAATGGAAACCTTTATCAACATTTGAACTCCATCCTTCTGTTATAAGTGTAGAACTAGATGCTGAAGAGGCTTACCTTTGGTACATATTGAAAGATCAAAG ATATGGGCTTTTCTGTGGCATTCTAAAGTGA